The sequence ataaaattgCAGAAACTTACATGGAGAATAAAAGGGCAATAGGTTCATGCAAAGACAGAGGATAGACGTGTGTAGCTTCACATTGAGCACCCTATATGCTTTGAGTTTTTTGATGTTTCATATGCAGACTTCAGTTCCCCGAAAAGATGTTCAGTACCCAAATACTCATGAAACTGTTTCGTAATGAGTCTACAGCTGAAGATTCTGTtcttcaaacaaaataaaagtggTGGTTCCTCTGTGAAACATAACAAACCCGATTAAACAGTAAAAATGTATCATGAGAGAAAAGGAATGAAGTTCCTATAAATAACAACTTGACAAACTTGTTATAGCATTCCTCTAACAACTAATAAAGATACCTAATGTGATTGCTGCCCGTGGATTTTGACTTGATATACCACAATGAAGTTCTTCCATGACCTTGGACCTAGTAATGTATGAGCATACACATAAATTTTCATGTTGTATTCATCAGCATAGACCTCCAAAAATTTGTTCCCAACAAAAAGGAagacaaaaaatttagaagatTACAAAGTGCCTATAAATCCTATATGAAAATTTATCTAACCTAATTGCCTGCCGCTCGCTCATGGGATGAGGCTTAATTTACCACAACAACGTTCTAGTATGACCTTGGAACTAgtaacctaaaaaaaaaacacataaattttcatatcaagatgtgaaaatttaaaaattagaagaagaaacagACTTACATAAGTTTTGAATTTTCCTCCCATCTACTTTAATATTTGGAACACGGGAAATGTTGGACCACTGGGAGTTTAAGCTACTCCGATTGGTGNNATAACAAACCCGATTAAACAGTAAAAATGTATCATGAGAGAAAAGGAATGAAGTTGACAAACTTGTTATAGCATTCCTCTAACAACTAATAAAGATACCTAACGTGATTGCTGCCCATGGATTTTCACTTGATATACCACAATGAAGTTCTTCGATGACCTTGGACCTAGTAATGTATGGGCATTAACATAAATTTTCATGTTGTATTCATCAGCATAGACCAGGGGCGGCTCAAAGTAATTAGAGGCTtaaagcgaaatttcaattagaagcctaaaatctaaataaacttcaTATATAtgcatttaaaaattatttttctaacttttagATTTCAATAAGAGCCCCAAAATCTATATAAACttcatatgtatttatttaaaaattatttttctaacttttttgatttaaatttttgcttaaaatttctttatagatggtttcttcaaatatcttttttattattattagttttaggtaagattttatcgaTTCAACATTAGAAAACACTCTTTTACTGGGGCATAactatatgaattgttaacataattcttagtaataagttgacaaacttcaaataaaaacaagagttaaaatcataaaatttgattcaagaagttgataacttggtatatcctactttaatatgtttgttGTATTGCTTGAAAAtttaagaagaaataaaaataataatttgtaatttactttgttcaatatttttcgactattgattcatatttttgacaAACTATTACTCTACCTTAtcaaagatttgaaaaaaaaaagagttcaaaCAGATAAATAATATGAGtgatagagaaaaataattgtttttttctatttgaatggggtgaaggagaacaaaataatataattttatgtaaaaaaattaacaaaaaatttattctTGGTAAGAATTTGAGGCCCCCAATTTGCATATGCCTCAAATTTTGTATGCAAGAGCCGCCCCTGGCATAGACCTCCAAAAAAAATGTTCCCAGCAAAAAGGAagacaaaaaatttagaagatTACAAAGTGCCTATAAATCCTATATGAAAATTTATCTAACCTAATTGCCTGCCGCTCATGAGATGAGGCTAAATTTACCACAGCAACGCTCTAGCATGACCTTGGAACTAgtaacctaaaaaaaaaaaaacacataaattttCACATCaagatttgaaaatttaaaaattagaagaagaaacagACTTACATAAGTTCTGAATTTTCCTCCCATCTACTTCAATATTTGGAACACGGGAAATGTTGGACCACTGGGAGTTTGGGCTACTCCGATTGGTGCAACCTTCTTCTAACTCTGGGCAGCCTTCAGTTTCCAGTTACAGTAATTTGGTGAGGTGTTGCATGGCCTCTCTGGATGACAGATGCTTTAGTTTTTCACAGTTCTGCAAACTAAACTCTTTCAAAGAACCAAGGTTGTCAAGCCCATCCGACAGAGCTTCTAACAATGGACAATCATGAATCTTTAGATACCGTAATTTGGGCATGACATCTAAAAAGTCCACATGTTGTAGTCGTTTGTACCCCATGAGCCTCTGTGAAACATAACAAATCCTCTTTAAACagtaaaatagtaaaattgttTCATGAGAGAAAAGGAATGTGAAAAAGAACTTGACAAACTTGTTATAGCAGTCCTCTaacaactaaataaaaatacctAATATGATTCCTGCCCGTGGATTTTGACTTGATATACTACAAGGATGTTCTACCATGACCTTGTACCGAGTAACCTATGAGCAGAAACAtaaattttctcaattaaacttctttttttttggaaggtAGTGTTGTATTCATCAGCACAGACCTCCGAAAATTGATTcccaacaaaaagaaagatagaAATTAGTAGATTACAAAGTGCCTATAAATTGTAAATGAAAATTTACCTAACGAAATTGCCTGCCGCTCATGGGATTTGGCTTGATTTACCACACCACTGTTCTAGCATGACCTTGGAACtagtaaaaacataattttcatgattaaatattaattcttcaagaaataatatttaaaaaattgactaagaaagtgaaagagaaacagaGACATACGTGTATCCTGAATTATCCTCCCGTCTACATAAATTTTTGGAATATGGGAAATGTTGGACCACTGGGAGTTTGGGCTACTCCGATTGGTGCAACTTTCTTCTAACTGTGGGCAGCGTCCAATTTCCAGGTACAGTAATTTGGTGAGGCGTTGCATGGCATCTCTGGATGGCAGATGCTCTAGCTTTTCGCAGTTATATAAAACTAATTGTTCCAAAGAAACAATGTTGCCTAGCCCATCTGACAGAGCTTCTAACAATGGACAAGCATATATCCTGAGATGCCGTAATTTTGACATGGAATCTGAGAAGTCCAAATGCCGTAGCCGCTCGCACTCCTCTACTTGTAATGTTTCAAGAGAAGTAAGGTTGCCAAATCTATGAGGAAGAGCCTTCATTCCGAAATTGCATATTTTGATCTCTGTTAGGGCAGAGAGTTGCATAAGCTGATAGGGCAGAGAATCCCAGTGCCCACGTCCCCACACAGTCAATCTATGAAGGGACAACAACTGCTGAATGCCATTAAAAATCAATTGGAATGCCTCAAAATCCACCATCTCTGAGAAAGGACCAATTTCCAATATCCTTAACCTGGTGAGACAGTGAAGGCCTCCTGTGGGTAGAGTAATCAATTTGGGACAATCTGATAAACCCAAATAGGAAAGTGAAGGCATTTCCCACACATGTAAAGGCAATGAAACTAAGTTGTTACAGTTGCAGACATTAAAAACTTCCAGAGACCGACAATGCTCTAGCATTCCACTTGGTAAACTGGTCAATCCATTACAATTGGATAACTCAAAACTTTGGAGGGAAGTCAAATAGTTCTCTCCACTGGGAACAGGAAAGGAACTGAAATTGGTGCAGCTGGTAATCTCTAAGCTCTTAAGAGAATGGAGATTGTAGAAGCTTTGTGGCAATTCACGAAACTCTTTGCAATCTGAGACACACAGGTATTGAAGAGAAACGTTGTTGCGTAGCATCTCATCTGGAAGACAAGTGAGATTTTTCACATTACTAACATCAAGATCCACAAGAGATGTCAAGTTGCTGCACAAGTTCAACAATGGCATTTCACTATcaacttctttaatttttaattcacGCAGGATTTCAAATTGACTTGGAGTACTTTTTAACCGTGGACAGTTTGTAATCGTCAACTTCTCAAGCCCAGGAAACATCTTTACTCCAACTTTATCTCCCTTCCACTCAACAAGGCTACGCATATCATTCAACTCTAATTCTTTCAATGACGGGAACACTTGGGTATTGCTGCTTGATCCAATATTAATCTCAACACCATAAAATGTAGATTCGATGCATTTCAATTTACGGAATCCTATCAGCTCAAGATGCCGAAGGAACTTCAGTTGGCCAAGTGATGGAATTTCTTTGCTTTTGCAACCACTTAATGTTAAATTGACCAAATTTGGTAGCAATTCTTCACTGAACCATGAAGGAAATTTAGTCCCCAAATAGTTCCCCACTACTGATAAGGTTTTCAAGTTAGGATGCGGTTGAAGGCCATCCAACACATGCTCATCATTGTTCCAACAACAGACTTTAAATTCATCATGGGACCATGAATATGTCAGCTTGTAGATATTTGGATTCTCCTGTAAATATGCTGTTTGAGCCTCTTCTTTATTTCTGACTAATTGGAGACGGCCGATCATCAATTCACCTCTAAGGTTTTTCAAACGACCTAATTCTTCTATTCGACGACCTTTTTCTGAACCTACATAGAAAAACGGTAGCGTCTGAAGACTAGTCAATTGCCCCATATTAAGTGGCATCTGAGAATCTGATTGGTAATAATAGCCGCAAGATATGTGTCTCAAACTTATCATATTTGCCATTTCTTCTGGAAGCTTCTTGAGTGAAGAACAGCCATCGACTATAAATGTTTGCAAATTGTAGAGCTTGCAAATGGAGTTGGGGAAGTCTTTGATCCGAGTGTTGGAGATATCAAGATATCTCAAGTATATTAGCTTGCTGATTGAGGCTGACAACTCCTTGATGTCTGACCTGGACAAAtttaaaactctcaagaactgAAAGCTCAACAACATATCTTCAGATAGATTTCTTTTCCAAAACAATGTGCACAAACGTCCTGGCTCATTTATCCTCTCTATTTGATCACTTGGTGAGTCCCATCCAAAGTATCGGACTTGAGAAAGATTTTCTCCTCCAACTCTCTTTGGATCAAATAATTTAGATTTCAATATATCTCTCGCCAAATCATGCACAAGATCATGCATCTTACAGCATGTTATATTGTTGTTCTTATCTAGCTCAACATCTTGCAGCAAGGAATATTGCAACAAAAGTTGAAAAAACATGTTCCCTACGTCTTCCATCACAGGGATCTCTTGACTTGGATGAAGAAACCCTTCTGCCATCCAGAGTTGGATTAGTTGGTCCTTTCCAAACTTATAATCTTTTGGAAACATTGCAAAGTAagcaaaacatttttttagatATGGAGATGGTAGATAAACATAGCTGAGTTTTAGGATTTTCTTTAAGCTATTTTCACCTACAACAAGGGGGTTTCCATCAAGAATTGCCTGCCATTCATGCTTCTCCTTGTTGCGCAAGAGGCCTCCTAAAACACTTGCTGCCAACGGTAGACCTTGACACATTTCAGCAATCCTGTTCTCCACACTCAGTTTTTCCTGTGGAACTTCCCCATCAACAAATGCTCTTTGTTTGAAAATCGACCAACAATGatcttttgctaatttttcCAACATATGAGGACCTACTGCTGCTACTGTGGATGCCACCAGTTTCATACGAGTCGTCACAAGAATGCAGTTTCCTCTGGAAGTATTTATTCCTCTCAAGCTGTCCATGAACTCATCCCACACTGGAAGGTCAACATGCCACAAATCATCTAAGACAAGCAAATATCTTTTTCCTCCTAATTCATCTCGGAGTTTCTTGACTATTATATCCCTGGTTTGGACCTCAAGTTTCCGCTCTGTCAATGATTGGAGGATCTGTTGAAGAAAGCTCTTAGTGTCTGACATTTCAGGTAGACACAACCAAACTCTCTTTGCAAATTGCTTTCCGATCTCTTCATCATTGAAAATTCTCTTAGCAATAGTAGTTTTCCCTAAACCCCCCATGCCCACTATGGGAATGGCACACAGAACAACTTCCTCTCTCATGTTCAACATCTTATCCTTTATTTCAGCAACATCTTTGTCTCTACCAACAACATCTGAAGCAACTACTAAGGAATCTGTTTCTCTGATTTGTAGTATTTTGCGAGAAGGAACAGTCAGTGATTGGAGACCGAGGTCATTGGCTAACTGATTGATAGCCCTAAACTCTtcattgatgttgttgatttttcGAGACATTCTGTACTTAAAAGCAGTATTAGAAAAGAAGCTACTGACTTTTTCCATTAGTTTGGTTGGGTTTTTCATCACTTGTGCTTTGAGAGATTCATATGTGAATTTGTCAAACACATTTTCAGTATCTTCAGCAATTCTCTCAAGCATCTTGAGCCATTCTTCCACAGCCTGATCTTCGACTTGTCGTCTTTCAGCATCATGAATGAAAGCTTGGATGATGGATACATATTTTGTGAGCATTCTGAGATTTTTCTTGCAGTTCCTTAAAGTTCTGGCCTCCTCAATAGTGAGAGAAAGCAGCTTCTCAAGCACAACTTGAACAGTAGCACCAATTACTGGATCGGCCATTGTTATTTTTGCTCCTTCACAAAGTCTTCTTTTGCTAGTTCACGGATAAAATCAGTGGACTGTTTCCAGTTACCTGAGAgcataaataagaaaaaattgtaaCTGACCAGGTTTTTGATCCTTAAGCTATATGCACTTAAATTActaaattgttgaaaaatttgAGAACATCATCTGGATAGAGCATAGTTGAGTGGCACAGACATTATCAAAGGTCGTCGTCTCAGATTTACTCATAAGTCATCAAATTAGACACAAGAAAATCAGATGAAATCAGATGTTTTCTTATAACTCCTGTCTATGATACCAAGTTGTTACATTCCCGTGATATGGATCAAGTTATGGAGTGCTGCAAGATGAAATGAGATGTTTTCTTCCTATGGTCACTTTCCAATTAGTAGTTTAGGTGTGGTTTAATACAAAGATTGTGATAGTTTTATTATCTAACTCGCGAAAACACACAGGATTGAGGTGTGTTTTTAACCATTTAACTCTATGAAAAACTTAAACATTTCCCCTGCAATTACATACTAATCACTTACCTTATCTAAAGAATTTAGCACTAACCTTATCTTCCACAAATTCAATAAGGAGACACATTTTGAACCTTTTGTCTGTTAAAAAACCTAACGGAAATTTGGGTTGGGATTAAAAGTGCACCACTTTATTGAATAACTAGTTCTAggaacgtgcgttgcacgtttatcccaaaatacttcatataaattttgattgcaaataacatattttatgcCCTTCAAATCTATTgatatttactaaaaaattcatcatttttacaATAGAAAGTACATAgattttcctaataaaaagaatatataagTGCATAAAGTAAAATTAACTAACTATTGTACAAATACAATATTCAAATGAGGATTCTAAAATACCACATGCTAGGCTAACGTATACAAAGCAACAAAACATAAGCATAgagattttctcattttttttcattaattcctTCTTTCGTTAATTTGACTGTAGGAGACTAATTGGAACGAAATATATTTGTTAGCTTTATACTTTATGACTTGTGTATGTGTATCCTTCATTGTATTTTCCAGGTGTTAGATGAAGGGATTATAggaaattaaaaggaaaaacaatCACCAATTGATGAAGGGGGAGTATATAGATTCAGAGGataaaaatttcacaaattATGAATCAATGGAACTCACCTCAATATTAACTTATCGAATCTCCTATTATTCCTCAATAGCTCAATGATAGATCAATCAATTGTTAACTGATTGGTCGTACGTTGATCCAAATACTATATGACACAAGGTGTTGTCTAGTACATAGAGATGGGTGAGGAGTTCAAACAATAATTAGAGTTGGTAATGAGCACAAACATACTGGAATGTGTATTGTATGACGAGTTCTGAATTATtgcattattaatttattaattaatggtATTGGTAGGTAAACATCAATTAGtgctttattaattaattatagtgTTTCGTCCTATTGACTGTTTTATTAAAAGCGACATCAACTTTATTCTAGTCTTTGAGAATAAGACAATAATGTCTTATtccataaaatatattaaaaaaagaccCATGATGTAGATGtagtcattttctttaaaataaaaagaaactcatATCAAATGTGTGACACTAATGATGGAGGGCGGACCGATGAGGGTAGGCCAAAGAAAAAGATTAACAACCATTTAGGCTGGCAAGCATTTTAGTTGAATCACACATCGGAATAGCCCAAATAGGAGAGGAACGTAAAAAAGAAGTTACAATTAATACATAACACAAGTTCACTACACTTTTGAGCTCGACGATAGCATATCACTAAATGGCTCTGACTAAATGGACATccaattttgatttcttaaattgtatttttttcccTTGTAAACATGAAAAATCCACCAGTTGTGAAAAACATCAAATTTCTCCAATTATTATGCAATCTAATTACTAAATGAGCAAACCATGATTCATATACACGATATCAAAACATCCTAAAGAGCCGTAATGATTGAATCACACATATCTTTTTGTGCTTCATTGTGATCATTGGGAAACAATTTggttaatattttcattaaactAGTTATATTCTTACTTGAAGTCAAACTTAATAagtattataaaaattattttatttgtcgaTTTGGATAACAAGTTACGTTGTAACcctaacaccatgtaatattgtcttgCTGAAAGTATTTCTGAcatcaaaacaataaaataaaaatgcaagaCACAAGTTGCTCTATACACAAAATACAACCATGGTAGAGAAATGTAGCAAAGTAACTGGCATAAGTTGCTCTTTCTACTTTGAATGCTATTCAACACTGCCAGGTTAATTCAGTTTAGAATTTCAGGAGCTGTGGGCTGGGTGTTCCGACTGGACCATTGGACTCTCATTTCAGCATACGCGAAAAGCTCAATTGACAATCACTCGTGACCCTTTTCCGGGATCTCCACATACAGGGAAGTAATATCTCCAATCCAGATTCAGCCAAATGCAAATGAGTTTACGGAGTGCAATTTCCCTTGCCAATGATGACACTTAAACACATCCAACACAAGTAACATGCTAGTGTTTCAAACATGAATCTGAAACACAGGAAATGGTAAAAAGTCAGTTTGGCACACGTTTCCTAATTGGAAGAATGGAGAAGCAGATCATTATAAGTAACCACTAAAAAAAGGAGAAAGCAAAACCTGTTAAGATGAACAGATACTGCTTAGGACATTTTAAGAGCTAATGGGAGCACTCTTTGCTATAAGATTTGTGACAACTATCTTTGTTGAAGTCCTTCATTCGCGGAAGTTTTAATGAGCAGAGAAATTATCCTGTGAAGTGAAAGTAACGACAAGTGTGTCATATATTCATAAAAGTTTTACTGTCTACAGCATGAACATATAACTAACTTACCTTGAACTTTCAAGCTTCACGCAACCACAGTCACCACTGAAGCAAAATGTTTCAATCAGTCCCCTGAAAATTAACCAGGAAAAAGGAAATACTGTTGAAGACACAGTATATGGAAACTGAAGAACCTCTACTATCAGTAGAAGTCATCACATTTCGGTCCAAAATGGAAATCTGTCTTGCATCAAAGCTTATGTAAGTGTCTTTCTGTGAGAAATGGTTTTGTTACCTCTAGCGTTTCACCAATAAGCCGATAATAAAGGAACCTTGTACCATAGAATACTAAAATTCACATGGCAGAGTGACAGTTTTTCCCTCTCTACATTTACCAGTTATGACAAGAAAATGTTATGCCAATCTAATGCTTCTCTATACTTGAAGAGAATGAGCAGTTGTCTTATCCAAGGAGAACAAGACGTGGTTGGCATGACAGTGAGATGCACATTCAGCTTTTGCCTTTTACCACAACATCCTCCCAGCTGCATCCAtcagagagaattatttgaggtGCAAGTCATGAATACCTCATAAGCATTAACAAGATTTCAGTGGCACAGACCATCCATACTTCCATTATCTTCATCAAAGAACCTGAATAGATATGACAAATACTGAGATTCTTATATCGTACCATTTGGGAGAGGGGAAGGTCAGACATTAATACTGTGAGAAAGTAAAACACTGAATTTATAAAGAATGAAGCTCTGACAAAAGGGATAAGGCAGCTTATACATGCAAAGACGGAGGATAGACGCATGTAGCTTCTCATTGAGCACCATATACACTTTTGAGTTTTTCATGTTTCATATGTAGACTTCAGTTCCCCGAAAAAGGTTGTTCAGTACCCAAATACTCATGAAAGTATCCCATAATGAGTCTACAGCTGAAGATTCAGTtcttcaaacaaaataaaagtggTGGTTCCTCTGTGAAACATAACAAACCCTGTTAAACAGTCAAACTGTTCAAGAAGGGAAAAGCAATGCAAAAAAGAACTAGACAAACTTATTATAGCATTCCtctaacaactaaaataaaaatacctaaCGTGATTGCTGCCCATGGATTTTGACTTGATATACCACAACGACATTCTACCATGACCTTGAACCGAGTAACCTATGAgcaaaatcataaattttaatgatTAAACTTTCTTTTTAGGAAGGTATTAATGTTGTATTCATCAGCATAGACCTCCAAAAATTGGTTCCcaataaaaagaaagataaaaactaGTAGATTACAAAGTGCCTATAAATTCTGAATGAAAATTTACACGTAATTGTCTGCCGCTCATGGGATTTGGCTTGATTTACCACAGCAACGTTCTAGCATGACCTTGGAACTAGTAAcctataaggaaaaaaaaaacataaatttcatGATTAAATATTATCAAGATGTACCATACTTGAATAATTAGAAGAACAACAATTTGGTCAAAGCGGACAAGCAGATGCTGAAACCATAGCACAGATGCAATTGATTGATAAGTTGCATTTTTTAATGTCAAAATAATATCaggaaaaagtataagaaatcgATTCAAAAAGAcgaaagtgaaagagaaacagaGACTTACGCAAGTACTGAATTATGCTTCCACCTACTTTAACTTTTGGAATATGGGAAGTGTTGGACCACTGGGAGTTTGGGCCACTCTGATTGGTGCAACTTTGTTCTAACTGTGGGCAGCCTTTAATTTTTAGGTACCATAATGTGGTGAAGCGTTGAATGGCATCTCTGGATGGCAAATGCTCTAGTTTTTCTCAGTTCTCCAATCTTAACTCTTCCAACGAAACAAGGTTGCCAAGCGAATCCGACAGAGCTTCTAACAATGAACAATCACAGATCTGCAGATACCGTAATTTAGGCATGGCATCTGAGAAGTCCAGATGTTGTAGCCGTTTGCACCCCTCTAGATGTAATGCTTCAAGAGAAGTAAGGCTATCAAGTATATGAGGAAGAGCCTCGATTCCAAAATCATATATATGGATCTCTATTAGGGCAGAGAGTTGCATGAGCTGACAGGGCAGAGAATTCCAGTGCAAATGTCCGTACACAATCAATACACAAAGGGACAACAGCTGCTGAATGCCATTAAAAATCAATTGGAATGCCTCAAAATCCAGCATGTCTGAGAAAGGACCAATGTCCAATATCCTTAACCCAGTGAGACAGTGAAGTCCCCCTGCGGGAACACTATTCAATTTGGGACAAAGTGATATTTTCAAATACGAAAGTAAAGGCATTTCACACACATGTAAAGGCAAGGAAACTAAGCTGTTACAGTTGCTGACATTCAAAAACTTTAGAGACCGGCATTGATCTAGCATTCCACTTGGTAAACTGATGAAT is a genomic window of Solanum stenotomum isolate F172 unplaced genomic scaffold, ASM1918654v1 scaffold17907, whole genome shotgun sequence containing:
- the LOC125850577 gene encoding putative disease resistance protein RGA1, yielding MADPVIGATVQVVLEKLLSLTIEEARTLRNCKKNLRMLTKYVSIIQAFIHDAERRQVEDQAVEEWLKMLERIAEDTENVFDKFTYESLKAQVMKNPTKLMEKVSSFFSNTAFKYRMSRKINNINEEFRAINQLANDLGLQSLTVPSRKILQIRETDSLVVASDVVGRDKDVAEIKDKMLNMREEVVLCAIPIVGMGGLGKTTIAKRIFNDEEIGKQFAKRVWLCLPEMSDTKSFLQQILQSLTERKLEVQTRDIIVKKLRDELGGKRYLLVLDDLWHVDLPVWDEFMDSLRGINTSRGNCILVTTRMKLVASTVAAVGPHMLEKLAKDHCWSIFKQRAFVDGEVPQEKLSVENRIAEMCQGLPLAASVLGGLLRNKEKHEWQAILDGNPLVVGENSLKKILKLSYVYLPSPYLKKCFAYFAMFPKDYKFGKDQLIQLWMAEGFLHPSQEIPVMEDVGNMFFQLLLQYSLLQDVELDKNNNITCCKMHDLVHDLARDILKSKLFDPKRVGGENLSQVRYFGWDSPSDQIERINEPGRLCTLFWKRNLSEDMLLSFQFLRVLNLSRSGIKELSANIGKLIYLRYLDLSNTEASRRNGKYDKFETHLLQLSLPISF
- the LOC125850579 gene encoding disease resistance protein RPV1-like, whose protein sequence is MRSLIEWKGDEVGVRMFPRLEKLRIKECPLLKSTPSQFEILCELSIEGVDSEMPLLNLCSNLTSLVHLDVCNVKELTCLPDEILRNNVSLQYLSVSYCGEFREFPQSLYNLHSLKRLMIANCTNFSSFPVPSGDNYLTSLQLFKLWFCDGFISLPSGMLDQCRSLKFLNVSNCNSLVSLPLHVCEMPLLSYLKISLCPKLNSVPAGGLHCLTGLRILDIGPFSDMLDFEAFQLIFNGIQQLLSLCVLIVYGHLHWNSLPCQLMQLSALIEIHIYDFGIEALPHILDSLTSLEALHLEGCKRLQHLDFSDAMPKLRYLQICDCSLLEALSDSLGNLVSLEELRLEN